From the genome of Hyalangium ruber, one region includes:
- a CDS encoding DEAD/DEAH box helicase, with translation MKPEKELGAFTGPRRTPWSGPQGLDAVLQRWRADQQLWPSFVLDEAVPARQGSYAPVPEEVAPQVREALRNRGIEQLFSHQAEAYQLARAGKNLVIATPTASGKSLCYNLPLLDRFAREPQARALYLFPTKALSRDQEESLRVFMREAGLEHGAITFDGDTPADARRAARERSGVLLTNPDMLHTGILPHHANWARLFSNLRYVVIDELHTYRGVFGSHLANVLRRLQRVARFHGASPVFIFASATIGNPKEHAARMLGREVALVSESGAPSGERRVMVYNPPVVNAELGIRASYLKSSVRLVADLVRSGVSTLLFGQSRNSVEVMLKYLRDRFVEEKLDPALIQGYRGGYLPGTRRATEAALRAGEVRCVVATNALELGIDIGSLDAVVCAGYPGSVAALWQRFGRAGRRGASSLSLLVTSSGPLDQYFAGDSRHLLGAPVEHARIDPDNVEILVQHLKCAAFELPFEEGDTFGDVPAESTTDALGFLAQHEVVHPSTGVSGRRVFHWSSDAYPANHVSLRSVGWDNVVIIELGTDRTLAEMDFRSAHTMLHEQAIYQHEAEQYQVERFDYDNHKAYVRKVAPDYFTDAMTYVRVNVIQEDQGAQVGPDLQSGMGEVSVIEKVVGYKKIKFHTHENVGYGEVNLPEMQMHTTSLWLTVPETVVRSMAAPRPAVIDALRGIATALRTVACAGLMIDPRDIGKTLGSKDDAEGPPRKDGGVGFDPTIFLYDNVPGGVGLAARLFDQREELLRRARKLLESCACEEGCPACVGPAAGVVPGSTQVDPHPRKRLGIEILSALGVAGVQ, from the coding sequence ATGAAGCCTGAGAAGGAACTGGGCGCTTTCACCGGGCCCCGGCGCACCCCGTGGTCAGGGCCCCAAGGGCTCGACGCCGTCCTCCAGCGGTGGCGGGCGGATCAGCAGCTGTGGCCCTCCTTCGTCCTGGACGAGGCGGTGCCGGCCCGGCAGGGCTCCTACGCGCCCGTGCCGGAGGAAGTGGCACCCCAGGTGCGCGAGGCGCTCCGCAACCGCGGGATTGAGCAGCTCTTCTCCCACCAGGCGGAGGCCTACCAGCTGGCGCGCGCCGGGAAGAACCTGGTCATCGCCACGCCCACGGCCTCGGGCAAGAGCCTCTGCTACAACCTGCCGCTGCTGGACCGCTTCGCCCGCGAGCCCCAGGCGCGTGCCCTGTACCTCTTCCCCACCAAGGCGCTCTCTCGCGACCAGGAGGAGTCCCTGCGCGTGTTCATGCGCGAGGCAGGGCTGGAGCACGGCGCCATCACCTTCGACGGGGACACGCCGGCCGACGCGCGCCGGGCCGCTCGGGAGCGCAGCGGGGTGCTGCTCACCAACCCGGACATGCTGCACACCGGCATCCTCCCGCACCACGCGAACTGGGCGCGCCTGTTCTCCAACCTGCGCTACGTCGTCATCGACGAGCTGCACACGTACCGGGGCGTCTTCGGCTCGCACCTGGCCAACGTGCTGCGCCGGCTGCAGCGAGTGGCGCGCTTCCACGGCGCCTCGCCCGTGTTCATCTTCGCCTCGGCCACCATCGGTAATCCGAAGGAGCACGCCGCGCGGATGCTGGGCCGGGAGGTAGCGCTCGTCTCGGAGAGCGGCGCGCCCTCCGGTGAGCGTCGCGTCATGGTCTACAACCCGCCCGTGGTGAACGCGGAGCTGGGCATCCGCGCCAGCTACTTGAAGAGCTCCGTGCGGCTGGTGGCGGACCTGGTGCGCTCGGGCGTATCCACGCTGCTGTTCGGCCAGTCGCGCAACTCCGTGGAGGTGATGCTGAAGTACCTCCGGGACCGGTTCGTCGAGGAGAAGCTCGACCCGGCCCTCATCCAGGGCTACCGGGGCGGCTATCTGCCGGGTACGCGCCGGGCCACCGAGGCGGCTCTGCGCGCCGGAGAGGTGCGCTGCGTGGTGGCCACCAACGCGCTGGAGTTGGGCATCGACATCGGCTCGCTGGACGCGGTGGTGTGCGCCGGGTACCCGGGTTCGGTGGCCGCGCTCTGGCAGCGCTTCGGACGGGCGGGGCGCCGGGGCGCGAGCAGCCTGTCGCTCCTGGTCACCTCCAGTGGGCCGCTGGACCAGTACTTCGCCGGGGACTCGCGCCATCTGCTGGGGGCGCCGGTGGAGCACGCGCGCATCGATCCGGACAATGTGGAGATCCTCGTGCAGCACCTCAAGTGCGCAGCCTTCGAGCTGCCCTTCGAGGAGGGGGACACCTTCGGAGACGTGCCGGCCGAGTCCACCACGGACGCGCTGGGGTTCCTCGCGCAGCACGAGGTGGTGCATCCGTCCACGGGAGTCTCGGGACGCCGGGTGTTCCACTGGTCCTCGGACGCGTACCCGGCCAACCACGTCTCGCTGCGCAGCGTGGGCTGGGACAACGTGGTCATCATCGAGCTGGGCACGGACCGGACGCTGGCGGAGATGGACTTCCGCTCGGCGCACACGATGCTGCACGAGCAGGCCATCTACCAGCACGAGGCCGAGCAGTACCAGGTGGAGCGCTTCGACTACGACAACCACAAGGCCTACGTGCGCAAGGTGGCGCCGGACTACTTCACGGACGCGATGACCTACGTGCGGGTCAACGTGATTCAGGAGGACCAGGGCGCGCAGGTGGGCCCGGACCTGCAGTCGGGCATGGGCGAGGTGAGCGTCATCGAGAAGGTGGTGGGCTACAAGAAGATCAAGTTCCACACGCACGAGAACGTCGGCTACGGCGAGGTGAACCTGCCGGAGATGCAGATGCACACCACGTCGCTCTGGCTCACGGTGCCGGAAACCGTGGTGCGCTCGATGGCGGCGCCGCGGCCGGCGGTCATCGATGCCCTGCGTGGTATCGCCACGGCACTGCGGACGGTGGCCTGCGCGGGGTTGATGATCGATCCGCGCGACATCGGCAAGACGCTCGGGAGCAAGGACGACGCCGAAGGACCGCCGCGCAAGGATGGCGGGGTGGGGTTCGATCCGACGATCTTCCTCTATGACAACGTGCCGGGCGGAGTCGGGCTGGCCGCGCGCCTCTTCGACCAGCGCGAGGAACTGCTGCGCCGGGCGCGGAAGCTGCTGGAGTCGTGCGCGTGTGAGGAGGGCTGTCCCGCCTGTGTGGGCCCGGCCGCAGGCGTGGTGCCCGGGAGCACGCAGGTGGACCCGCATCCCCGCAAGCGTCTGGGCATCGAGATCCTCTCGGCGCTCGGAGTCGCTGGCGTTCAATAG
- a CDS encoding ribonuclease H-like domain-containing protein, translated as MDLKRKLSRLTQVGPGGKPPTRPATAVEVESPAADKAEASPTADAPVTEAAQGSLTQGAVVPEAPRPRDPRIDALRQMLTDWAERRGVGTARQATVSAPRPGPLPVDARLTPHGPVHVSERVLPPEHRHGSATLAGALDVEAPLIASLALHPELAGVDFQRMLFLDTETTGLAGGTGTVPFLVGLAWFEGRSLRVQQLFLRRLGEEAPMLQVLAERMAASSCLVTFNGKSFDWPLLRTRFVLNRVPTPEVLPHLDLLHCARRVFKHRGSGTRLVHIEEQVLGYRRVGDVDGALIPELYFRFLRGGDGSTLTPVLEHNANDLLLLAALLGELGRRFRAVGAEPEDPRDLLGFAGVAARARDYARAQAFARAAAEGGGAVSVEALTLASQLARRAGDSVTAVEHLQRALGAARGAQTAPIHLTLAKLYEHSIKDLGRALHHARLAAPAESSEEHRLRVVRLEGKLARRGKASTLDFSARAPNSG; from the coding sequence GTGGATCTGAAGCGCAAGCTGTCACGGCTCACCCAGGTTGGTCCTGGAGGCAAACCTCCGACGAGACCGGCCACGGCTGTCGAGGTGGAAAGCCCCGCGGCCGACAAGGCCGAAGCTTCTCCCACTGCGGACGCTCCGGTGACGGAGGCGGCTCAGGGCTCGCTAACACAAGGTGCTGTTGTTCCCGAGGCTCCCCGGCCGCGTGACCCGCGGATCGATGCGCTGCGCCAGATGCTCACGGATTGGGCGGAGCGCCGGGGCGTGGGCACTGCGCGCCAGGCCACGGTCTCCGCGCCGCGTCCGGGGCCACTGCCTGTCGATGCGCGGTTGACGCCTCATGGACCTGTACACGTCTCCGAGCGTGTCCTGCCGCCGGAGCACCGTCATGGCTCGGCGACGCTCGCGGGAGCGCTGGATGTGGAGGCGCCGCTGATCGCCAGCCTTGCGCTACACCCGGAGCTGGCGGGCGTGGACTTCCAGCGGATGCTGTTCCTCGACACGGAGACGACGGGGTTGGCGGGGGGAACGGGCACAGTGCCCTTCCTGGTGGGCCTGGCTTGGTTCGAGGGTCGCTCGCTGCGCGTGCAGCAGCTCTTCCTGCGCCGGCTGGGAGAGGAGGCGCCGATGCTGCAGGTGCTGGCCGAGCGGATGGCGGCCTCCTCCTGCCTGGTGACGTTCAACGGCAAGAGCTTCGACTGGCCGCTGTTGCGCACGCGCTTCGTGCTCAACCGTGTTCCCACGCCGGAGGTGCTGCCTCACCTGGACCTGCTGCACTGCGCGCGCCGGGTCTTCAAGCACCGTGGGTCGGGGACACGGCTGGTCCACATCGAGGAGCAGGTCCTGGGCTACCGGCGGGTCGGGGACGTGGACGGCGCGTTGATTCCAGAGCTCTACTTCCGTTTCCTGCGAGGTGGGGACGGTTCGACCCTGACGCCGGTGCTGGAGCACAACGCGAACGACCTGCTGCTGCTGGCGGCACTGCTGGGCGAGCTGGGGAGGCGCTTCCGGGCCGTGGGCGCGGAGCCTGAGGACCCGCGGGACCTGCTGGGCTTTGCTGGAGTGGCGGCACGGGCGCGGGACTATGCGAGGGCGCAGGCCTTTGCTCGCGCTGCGGCGGAGGGAGGCGGCGCGGTGAGCGTCGAGGCGCTCACGCTGGCCTCCCAGCTGGCTCGTCGGGCCGGGGATTCCGTGACCGCCGTGGAGCACCTACAGCGGGCGCTCGGGGCCGCGCGGGGGGCCCAGACGGCACCCATCCACCTGACGCTCGCCAAGCTGTACGAACACTCCATCAAGGATCTCGGACGGGCGCTCCACCACGCACGGCTCGCGGCGCCTGCCGAGTCCTCCGAGGAGCATCGTCTCCGGGTGGTGCGCCTGGAGGGGAAACTCGCCCGGCGCGGGAAGGCGTCCACGTTGGACTTCAGCGCCCGAGCTCCGAACTCGGGGTGA
- a CDS encoding START domain-containing protein, whose protein sequence is MLDVKWLGWCGAVALVLGAGVAGAADEWKTVEDDPVVIKVRPRPDGDGKEVWAEGDVEADAYDVQTALRDAESFRLWMPYVKESRRVSTREDGSWVAYAKLNLPVITARDYAVHIVEERTLSEDGQGEYLQRWKAAEGEVPERQGVVRLKHNEGIWQVTSKGEGKAHIVYKFSVDPGGSIPKWAANFGQKDGVLKTLEAVEERAKKLGQERKKGSSAGN, encoded by the coding sequence ATGCTCGACGTGAAGTGGCTGGGCTGGTGTGGGGCGGTGGCGCTGGTGCTGGGGGCAGGAGTGGCGGGAGCCGCGGACGAGTGGAAGACCGTGGAGGACGATCCCGTTGTCATCAAGGTGCGCCCCCGGCCCGACGGCGACGGCAAGGAGGTCTGGGCAGAAGGGGACGTGGAGGCTGACGCCTACGATGTCCAGACGGCGCTCAGGGACGCGGAGTCGTTTCGGCTGTGGATGCCGTACGTGAAGGAATCCCGGCGGGTATCCACGCGCGAAGATGGCTCATGGGTGGCCTACGCGAAGCTGAACCTGCCGGTCATCACCGCGCGCGACTACGCGGTGCATATCGTGGAAGAGCGGACGCTGTCAGAGGACGGCCAGGGTGAGTACCTCCAGCGCTGGAAGGCCGCCGAAGGGGAAGTGCCCGAGCGTCAGGGCGTGGTGCGGCTCAAGCACAACGAGGGTATCTGGCAAGTGACCTCGAAGGGCGAGGGCAAGGCGCACATCGTCTACAAGTTCAGCGTCGATCCCGGAGGCTCCATTCCGAAATGGGCGGCGAACTTCGGCCAGAAGGACGGCGTGCTGAAGACGCTTGAAGCAGTCGAGGAGCGAGCAAAGAAGCTGGGACAGGAACGCAAGAAGGGAAGCTCCGCCGGCAATTGA